In the Topomyia yanbarensis strain Yona2022 chromosome 3, ASM3024719v1, whole genome shotgun sequence genome, one interval contains:
- the LOC131692107 gene encoding uncharacterized aarF domain-containing protein kinase 5, translating to MNGRGMLFGRYFLVNSICRNRTLSTHITPTAKRKWKAGRLVLGATGGMLLGSVVYDGISCDFENVQGAQRFLRSLGIGISISADYAWSLWGLAETDADYSTVIAKVHQRSADKLLKGCLANGGLYIKMGQGVAALNHIIPRQYVATLKALEDKCLTRKPDEVRALFKEDFGKTPEEVFRVFEYEPIAAASLAQVFVGETKAGQKVAIKVQYADLRKRFDGDLRTILFLQDLVALIHKNYNFGWIVRDLQKTLREELDFEHEGKNSERCAEDLRKHCNVYVPKVLWEYTNKRVLTTEFIDGCKISDRESLQKLKINVAALDIDLFRAFAEQIFRSGFVHADPHPGNIFVRRNPVSGHPQLVLLDHGLYGVLTQEIRNNLCRFWEAIVLKDHKSMEKYAGALNVKDYRTFAEILLQRPLELSGSKMSTRLTEEDLAYMTKQAKEHFDKVMETLRSMPRNIIFVLRNLNTIRSIAMDHGDLVDRPKVMARSAIKALMESDKGFLGFLYGTFRRINFEYQLWKTSCQYWLVTGYLKLLARLGRAPDTSHLLSVHVDV from the exons ATGAACGGCCGAGGTATGTTGTTTGGTAGATATTTTTTGGTAAATAGCATTTGTCGAAACAGGACTCTGTCGACACATATCACGCCTACTGCGAAACGAAAATGGAAAGCGGGACGGCTCGTGCTGGGAGCAACTGGTGGAATGCTGTTGGGGTCGGTGGTGTATGACGGAATATCGTGTGATTTCGAAAATGTACAGGGGGCACAGCGATTCCTGCGGTCCTTAGGGATCGGTATCAGTATTTCTGCAGACTATGCCTGGAGTTTATGGGGATTGGCCGAAACAGATGCAGACTATTCGACTGTTATCGCTAAAGTTCATCAAAGATCGGCAGATAAGCTGCTGAAAGGTTGTCTGGCAAATGGTGGCCTGTACATAAAAATGGGACAAGGTGTTGCTGCACTCAATCATATCATTCCAAGACAGTATGTAGCGACCTTGAAAGCGCTGGAGGACAAATGTTTAACAAGGAAACCGGATGAAGTACGTGCGCTATTCAAGGAAGATTTTGGAAAGACTCCGGAGGAAGTTTTTCGAGTGTTTGAGTATGAACCGATTGCAGCTGCCAGTTTGGCACAGGTTTTTGTGGGTGAAACAAAAGCCGGTCAGAAGGTTGCCATTAAAGTTCAATATGCGGATCTGAGAAAGCGATTCGATGGGGACTTGAGAACTATTCTTTTCCTACAAGATTTGGTGGCCTTAATTCacaagaattacaattttggatGGATTGTTCGGGATCTGCAGAAAACTTTACGGGAAGAGTTGGATTTTGAACACGAGGGAAAAAATTCGGAACGGTGTGCAGAGGATTTGAGGAAGCATTGTAACGTCTACGTTCCAAAGGTTCTATGGGAGTACACAAATAAG cGTGTGCTGACAACAGAGTTTATTGATGGCTGTAAAATAAGTGATCGCGAAAGTTTACAGAAACTGAAAATAAATGTAGCAGCTCTAGACATCGACCTTTTTCGAGCGTTCGCTGAACAAATTTTTCGCAGTGGGTTTGTTCATGCGGATCCTCATCccggaaatatttttgttcgtcgAAATCCAGTATCCGGTCACCCTCAGCTTGTTTTGTTAGATCATGGTCTGTATGGGGTACTGACACAAGAGATACGCAACAACCTATGTCGGTTTTGGGAAGCAATTGTACTCAAAGACCacaaatcaatggaaaaataCGCTGGTGCACTTAACGTAAAGGATTATCGTACGTTTGCGGAGATATTGCTTCAGAGACCGCTGGAACTAAGTGGATCAAAGATGTCCACCCGACTTACGGAAGAAGATCTTGCGTACATGACCAAACAGGCAAAGGAACATTTCGATAAGGTGATGGAAACGCTTAGGAGTATGCCaagaaatattatttttgtgttAAG AAATTTGAACACTATTCGGTCAATCGCTATGGATCATGGTGATCTGGTGGATCGCCCAAAAGTGATGGCTCGCAGCGCGATAAAGGCACTAATGGAATCTGACAAGGGTTTTCTAGGTTTCCTATACGGGACATTCAGACGTATCAACTTTGAGTATCAATTGTG GAAAACCTCGTGCCAGTACTGGTTGGTGACTGGCTACTTGAAGCTATTGGCTCGACTTGGACGTGCGCCCGATACATCTCATTTGTTGAGTGTGCATGTCGACGTGTAA